aatattcttaattccTAATTGCTTATGTTCCTGATTTAGACCTTGTCCCTACTGCAAATATTCCTTTTAAACCACCTTCTTTAACAAGAATCCAATGCTAGTTACCTAGGATATATACAATCCACACAAGAAAACCTACCTAGGACATAAATAATCATAcaagaaaacctttttttttttttttgaataaacaaGAAAACCTATTTAAGGCATACAGACAGAGAGATGAGAGTTTTGCCCATGTTGTTTGACTAAGTAAAAGCATTGAAACAGAAAGCCAGAGAAGCATATCATAGAATTTAGCAAAGTTTGGTGGAAGGGTGGAGGAATTAATAGATTGGGTACCGTCCACTTGGATGAGAGCTTTCATAGCCCACAAAAGttctattttaagtttttttttttaataaaaaacaatagCCTTTCCATTCTATTGGCCTGTTCGGCAGTTATATCTGTCTTCTTACCATTTCACAAAATGtttcaaaaaaaccaaaaaataaataataaaaattcaagtgATAATTATTGTTTATGATTAATCATGAGtacaaaaaaagatgatgatGTTTATGATTAATCATGGCATCTTTTATTTCCATTGTTAAAATTGTAAACATACCTTAAATTGTACAATTTTATTTGACTTAggattaatcttttttttttttaatattgttttaacaTTGGTTGAAAATTGAGACTATCAATTCCTTAATAATATATGCTTTCGATGTATCTATAGAtactgatattttattttattttatttttaaagggTAAACAGATACACAATTCACCCAATAATCTTTGGTTCCAAGCATCgaattttgttttgcatttagttaaaaaaaaaaaaaaactccagctcgtaaataaataataaaagggTGATATTGTAATTCCAACAAATCTCTGTCTCATATACACGCCAAAATCAGTTGTTTCAAACGGGAAAGGAGGGGAAAGCttaggaaaaggaaaagaaatacgCAGGCAGTGCCTGAAAAATCCAGGACTGAACTTTCCTGCTATTGGTTCTCTGATTCCATTTGTTGGAATCAGAGGATCATTCTACCTTTCCATTCACaatcttttttcttataattctttctttctttttagcatgatgtatgcatgaaacaatatatatatatatatacgtactgGTACAAGAGCCTACCAAGAAAACATAAAGATTTGTGATGGGTTCAAGATTTTGAACAATCGTGAGGTGGTCATTGTGTGATTCTCGCAAATGGGTAGCTCACAAACCGATGTGACAATGGAAGGATGGCTTTATCTCATTCGGCTCAATCGGTTTGGGTTGCAATACTCACGCAAGAGGTACTTCACTCTCAAAGGCAATTGCCTCAGGTGTTACAAAACGACACCCACCTCTGAGAGAGAGGTaatccattttatttatattcttatattttccttttttttatggtAATTATGGAACTCTTGGCGCACTAGtgagatttttcatttttatttttaatttctagaaGAACCCGTTGCAGAACTAGAAATTATATGGGGAATTCgtttgttttaattgtatataatggagaaatctctctctctctctctctctctctcattttctgaAGAGAATCAATGAATTGGATCACCATATTCACGTATGGCATTGTGTGACCAAGTCGCGTATCTGAAAGAATCTGATGTTGTTTCAATTATGGTTAATCTTTATGTCATGTGAGAttgagaacttttttttttaaccgaatGAGCCtgctttatttattgaaaatgcTTGTAGTTCTTCTTTCTTCGATTGTTTGACTTATAATCCAGGTAATCTATTTCGTGTTTAGAAGGTTTTACCTTTCTTTAATTCTATGTCCTTGTACGTGAATTGTATTCAAtagtgggttttttttttgcgttgttttttttttttctatttttggtagCAGTACGCTATTTGATTTCTGGGTGATGTTTTTACCTCATATAAAATGAATAGAGGTAATTGCCTAGCAAAACTGGAGGAAATAAATAAGCAATTTAGGAGGTTCTTGGGGAGGCattgctttcttttattttgtttttctgttttgattGATCCCTGACTCTGCCACAAGCATTTTACATGGatcttttgaatttcttttgacTTGTGAGTAGCATTTTGCAGAAGTAAAGCCTCTAGTCAAGATTTGCCCTGGAATCTCTTGTTGGATGTTTTAAAGCCCAAACCTCAATATCAGTGCACATGgtttattgataaattattaaCTTCTGCTGCTGGACAGTAAactaaatcattaatcattaaaatttgtGGAAGGCTAAGGAACTTGAAAGCAACCCCCTGTGTTCGTAATTTGAGTTGGCATAATACTCCTCCATTTGGTTATTATTTATCACTTTAGGTCTTATATTAATGTGGCAAATATAAAGGATCCCATCAACCTAAAAGATGAAGTTTCAAACGAAATGGAAGCTTTTTAGGAGACTGAAGAGACATGAGGGATGGAACTAATCAAATTTGAAATGATTAGTACATGATTGGTGCTATATTTGCCCCATGTTCGTAATTTGAGTTGGGATAATAGTTCCCCATTTGGTTATTATTTATCACTTTAGGTCTTATATTAACGTGGAAAATATAAAGGATCCCATCAACCTAAAAGATGAAGTTTCAAACGAAATGGAGGTTTTTTAGGAGGCTGAAGAGACATAAGGGATGGAAGTAAAACTTGAAATGATTAGCACATGATTGGTGCGTACTTTACTCAAGAAAGGTTTTGGCAAACAGCATTGAAATCTTGAAACTGCTATTGTTTGATACTGTGTTGAATAACTAGAACTCTTTAACATAAGTTCCATAATTTGACTAATCATCCAACTATTTAACATTCATAATTAGCAGTATGAAGGGGGTCATTTGTTGATTTTGCAATTTCAACCAGGACGGTATTGAGGTACTAACTGAAACTGTtaattcctttttatttttattttttactttttaactcAGGAGCCAGTTAGAAGTGCAATGATAGACTTCTGCATTCGAGTTTCAGACAATGGAAGAGAGACCATTAATAGAAAAGTATGAACTTCGGAAACATATTTATAGCCCTACAAATGATACAGTTTCtcttatcaaaatttaatttataaaattacacGTAACCTGCAGataatctttattttcacacttTATAATACCTCCAATCACAGTGATCAGCTAAAGGTATGCCAAACCCCGATTCCAAAATGTATCTTGATTTTACCATATATTTACTAGATCATTACGATTTCAACTCTATAGTTGGGAGCAAGTAGTTCAGAAGAAGCAGCAAAATGGATCCACTCCTTGCAAGATGCTGCATCAAAGGTTCCAAAATCTTAACCtgtaacatattattataatggTTGCTCTCTTGTGAAAGCCTTGTGTTTTACTGCATTTTCAGGAGTGCCCAAATCCAGCAAAGAGGAAGTGCCTACCATTAAGGTATATCAAGTGCACTTAGCATGTAACTTAATGGATATGAACCACTTATCTAATAGATATTTTACTTGtctgaataaaataaaataaaaacatgataagaacctctttttttttttcattttcttttctgtatTTTCATGAGTTCTCTGCCTTTtaggatttttgggtgtgtggAAGTTTTTTAGATAAAAGCATGTGATACGCCATGTGCTAGCAACATGGAACAGTTTTAGAATTTGTGCTCCATCTATCCATTAATTTCTTTCTCACAGCAGATTAGGTGGTTCAGAGAAAGATCATAAGCATTCTATAGAATCGACTATTTGCTCATCCATGCACGTGGAGGCAATGACATCTGATGTTATTGCACCCTCACCAtggaaaatttttggttgtcaTAATGGTAAGATATAATTATTGTATTGGCTTTCGAGACTTACATGCATATGTATTGAAATTTCATTACTTGTTGCAGGATTACGGCTTTTCAAAGAAGCAAAAGATTGGGATTCCCGTGGGAAGGTAAGTTGCTCTTTTGATCACTTCTCAttgattattttaatcaatATATTTGTCTGACAAATGTTGCTTTTGTCAGCATTGGGATGATCATCCAGCAATAATGGCAGTTGGTGTGCTTGATGGAACTTCAGAGGCCATTTTCCAGACTCTTATGTCTCTTGGTCCCTCGAGATCAGAGTAAGAACACTAAAATGTTACCTATATCTGCCTACATTAAAGTTTTGGTGACATGGAATCCTTACTTTGATACCAGCTTGTCCTTTGTTTTTTGGATAATTTCAtaccatttttcattttttttatttgagttaatGTAGGAAAGGTATTTTTTTCAGTAGAAATAGTCTAAACTGAGTTGcagttgttttttattttttttcctgatgaTGGGCTGTTCTCATTCCAGAGGTAAAATTACCGAGTGTCTTGCAGATGGGACTTCTGTTTTTACCAGGGCAGTGTGGTTGAGCACCTTGATGGTCACACAGATATTATTCAGAAGCAGTTATACAGCGATTGGCTACCTTGGTGAGATTTGGAACCTAATTCAAGAGGATTCTCTTTAGATTATTTCTGTTGGTAACACGTCATGGTTTGCAGGGGGATGAGGCGAAGAGATTTACTTTTGAGACGCTATTGGAGAAGAGAGGATGATGGCACATATGGTCATAATTTTTTGAAGAagcttttaaatataatatgaaGCTTTGGAGCCATTATTATATTATCTTAAGTTCTAACCTTTTTTATCTTGCTTCATTACAGTAATTCTATATCATTCTGTGTTTCACAAGAAGTGTCAACCACAAAGAGGCTATGTTCGTGCTTGTCTTAAAAGTAATGCTtggaatttgaaatttaaaagatttttatgctaattaattatacaagaaatttatattttcacttTCTTCAATCCTTTTACCTTCTCTcaacaagttttttaatttagaaGCTAAACCAAAGCATGtccttttatcttattttttactaatattttctGGCTGATGCCAGAAAGGCAGAAACTATGGTAGGCCATTCTCTTTTTTCAGTCATATCTCACATTTTATGGTGAGGAATATAGAAATcatctttttcactctctttcaaACATATATGAATCCGAGGTTCCAACATATTGTCCAAGAAATTTTTTACTTTAACAATAACCCTGTGGATTCTATGAAGAATTTATTTTGCAGATGTACATATGTATATACGTATATACCATATATACAATACACATACGtgtatacataaatatatgtttgtatTATTGAACAATAGGAGACTATTGCAGGTGGAGGATATGTAATAACTCCTGTGAACCAAGGGAAACAGTCTCTTGTAAAGCACATGCTTGCTATCGATTGGAAGTTCTGGAAATTATATCTGCGCCCATCATCAGCAAGATCCATAACTATTGCTATGCTTGAGAGAGTCGCGGGTACCCTTTTACTACTTGAAAATAATTGCACTTTTTGTTACTTGTTGCTTTTCCATGTCTAAATTGTTATACATAAAATTGGCGCACTTTGCTTATACAATTTTCAGCATTGAGGGAACTGTTCAGAGCCAAAGCAGGAAATTATTCCTCTGATTTCTCATCTGGAGAGGTCACCAGCGATGTTGGGTTGTCCCAGAGTAAGGAGGAGGACATAAAAACTGAAGTTCAGAGCCCAGAAGAAACAGGGAAGATTGAGGAGGCTGTTTCCTTAGAAGATGAGGTAGAAATACCACGTTCTGGCCGTTCAAGTTTAATGGGACTGAATGATGCTGCCGATGAGTTCTTTGACGTTTCTGAACCAGCAGACTGCGACAATTTTGAGAATGAGAGGCCTTCTGGCTTGACTACAGAAGAGCACTCTATGGTACTTGCTAGTCACCaaaactaaattttaatttccagaAGTAGTTGAACATACTTGGACTTTGCTTTTATCAGTCTCCTTACTTGTGTTTTGTTCATACTCCATGCATCTTTTATGCTGATAACAGCGGAGAATTTCGAAATTATGGCTAGGAAAACTATTGAGCTTTAACATGTCTCTagttgttatataatgaaactATTTTAACATACCATTTGTGCTTTTTTATCAGAAAAGCATTCTTCTAGGTCTACATTCTAGCTCATGGTTATCAAATTTTGCTTTTAGCACTTGCGTTTTTCAATTTTGGCCTCTGACATTATGATCTTTTTCTGGTGATCCTTGATGACTCGACTGACCGAATGCATTGtgtttaataaaatacataCTTTTCACTGTGTCAGGTTAATATTTAGTGTGATAATTCAATAGCGGTATAAGATATTTGAGCCATTTTTATTTTAggctaataaaaaattaacttaaagACTGCTCCGAAAGGCAAGGATAAAAAGATGTTCtcctttttttcattaaaatcgATGCGACTAAAATTTTGATGATAAGAAAATGGTTGGTTTTAATGTCCCTCGCGAATAAAAGATACGCAGTTTGTTCTAGGGAAGAGATTTGGAAAACTTGATTTTGGTGGACATCTGCTTGTTCATTCCCAGTGAGAACTTTGGTTGAATTAATCCAGTATTGTGCACTTTATCTTATGTGTGGTCTTTAAGCTTTACAGTAGAGTTCtgctttcctttattttctagTGCACAAGTTGCTTCATCATCATTTTGCACTTATATTTCCACGTGAATTTCTATTTTCCAATCTAACCAACTGCATTGTTGTTCTGAACAAGTGTAAATTATTGtttgttgaaatattttctacacTATGTACAGAATAAATACCAGACCAAACTGCCTTCAGCAGCCAGTCTTGTGAAAAAATTGCATGATTTTGCAGGTGAGTCTCATTATGGTCGACAATTAGTTTTAGCATGATTGAGGGGTGGGACCTGTGTTAATTTCTTGTTTAGATTATTCTATGCTTAAGAAATTAATTGGAAACTCCCTTATGATGCAGTTCAGAAGAAAGGGTATATGGACTTACAAGATCTGGCCAGGGAATATGGCGCACGGTGCTCTTATGGAGCCACTCTGCAGAAAGACCCAAGTTGTAGTTTACCTTGCAGTTGGGCAGCAGCTGATCCTTCTTCATTTTTAATACGTGGAGAAAGTTATTTACACGACCATAAAAAGGTATCCCTTTCAGTTCTAGTTATTGTTTGCAAAGAAACTGATGGTGTGAATTGTTCATAACAAGAATCAATATTCACCTACATTAAAACCGTAATTATTTAATACACctaaaaccatatatattttaacctCGCCCCTGTTTTACCCTCTGGCTGAGTTGAATGGTGCTGTCTTAGAAGGCTTCAAGAGACTTTAGACATTCAAGGGTTCCAAAATCAATCCATGGCTTTTCATTATGTGTGCTGTGATATtagtataaattttatgatCGTCACTCTTGGTATCAAAGGAGGAAGATGGTTATAGGTCTAACAAGTGGGACATGGGCTGTGTTGCTTTAGTAAGGTTCATTCTCCACTCACCCTTTCCTACCTAAAAATGTAAATATGACAGATCCACTTTCCTATCCACAAAAGTTATCTTACTATGTTGTTTAAGACTCATTCAAACATTTAGAGGGCTCAGGCTTTCTTTATGTCAATGTTTTCTGTTTTGAAATGAAACTCTCAGTTTCATTATTTTCTGTCCTGGACTAAATAATTTTCTCTCTCCAGATTAAGGCAAAAGGCACCTTGATGCAAATGGTTGGTGCAGATTGGCTAAGATCTGACAGGCGAGAAGTTGATCTTGGTGGCCGGCCTGGTAGTATCATTCAGGTCTGAACTCTCATTATATGTGATTTCTAATTATTAAGAGCTAATAGATAATGAGCATTTCTACAAACtgtatgcacatttttacaaaaggaAGCAAATGATTGAAAAGTAGTTATTCTCATAAAAACTATTGATTCGTCCAGAAGTCTGCAGAACAGGGTGGACCCGAATTTTTCTTCGTTGTCAACATACAGGTAAGTTTGATTCAAACTTTTGGTCATCTTCATCGTCAAGATTCAGACTTTTACTATATACTATGGATCAGGTCCCGGGTTCAACCATGTATACCTTGGCTCTATATTACATGATGAAAACTCCTCTAGAAGACAATTCGTTGCTACACGCTTTTGTCAATGGAGATGATGCCTTTAGGAATTCAAGATTCAAACTCATACCTTACATTTCAAAGGTTGGTAAGAAATCAATCAGTTTTTACAGTTCTTAAAAACCAATATCGTGGTATCAGGTGGCCATGTTCTTCAAATTTTGCATTGGTTTCAATTAATTTATCAGGGATCATGGATAGTCAAACAAAGTGTTGGGAAGAAAGCATGTTTGGTCGGTCAAGCACTCGATCTACATTATTTTCGTGGGAAAAACTATCTTGAGGTAAATTAACTGATCTTTACATTATGGAATGAAACTTATCAGAAACCGTTTGTAGATGTTCTTTTGCCGGTTGTTATGTGCTGAAATGCTAACCTTACATTGTGTCTGAAACCAGCTTGTAATCGATGTTGGATCTTCAACAGTGGCAAGGGGAGTGGTCAGTCTTGTTCTTGGATACCTGAACAATTTGGTCATAGAACTGGCATTTTTAATACAGGTAAAACAGTCAAATCGTTCACTTACACACAACCATTCAGGTCATAGATAAATCACACCAGTCTTTCACAAGTGTGTGTATGTGCATGCGCAGTCATTCAGGTAATCCATTAACAAACAACATTCAATGCAAAAGAACTGACGCTAGAATGTGTGTGTAcggaaaatttaaaaaatatatagagagaaaaaagaacttAACTTTCCATTGAATTCCTGATATGTAGTTTATGAGATATGAAGTAAACTAGAGGCATGAGGTGCAGTCATTTGGTGAATTGTTTTGGGCACGTTTGCTTTTCTATAACCCCATTGAAAAAATTGCAGGGCAACACGCAGGAAGAGCTCCCAGAAATTCTTCTCGGAACATGTCGAATTAATCATCTAGATGCATCGAAATCAGTGGTGGTAGAACCATAATTTTATCCTGGAGGATGCATCCAAATAGTTCCCAGGTGCTGTTGTGTGTTGACTCCAAGACAAAACAAAGATGATGTCAAGAGAGTCTGCCTTGTTCATAGAATTTACATGTGCATAGGCATTTTTTCCATCCAATATGGATGCAATGTAATGtgtaactttaatttcaacttgtAACAATGCATGCAATTTGTAAACCGTGGGTTCCTTAATTGTGCTTTCATTCTTCgattattcttttaatagtaTTTGGTATATAATGAtaagtaacattattttttaatacaaagtaAGTTGATCAGATCACTATCCAATATGCAAACTCTGTATTTGAAACAGGAGGGATATAActaaaattttgtgttttaagTGATAGATGATTGCAGACAGCAACTTTGGGCCGTTTGCGTTTGTTTGTAGACTTTATACATGGGCTTATTATAGTGTAGGCCCAATTTTCTCTCAACAGACTCCACCATCACAGTGGTTCGATCCATTTTAGCTGCGCAGGGAATAACAGCCAGCCTCACGATTTCATCCCAAGAGCACATGAAGCGAGAGTGAAATAGACACATGAAAAATAACACGCCCAAGAGCACAAAAATGACACCAACTTAGGACCATAAGCCTACTGCCTACCGAGGAATTCAGCCCCACATCCGTATAGCATCAGCGGACGACATGGGCATGCCTTAATTAGAAGACAAGGATTGATCAACATTAAGGTTTGGTAAGAGATCACACCTTATCCAAGTGCAACATTAAGATTATGAATGTTTGCATTCGCATCCATATCATGCTTACCGACATCTAATGTTTGAATTTCAAactgtgatatttttttttgaattataaCCTTGTAATTGGTCCTACCGGCACATGTTTGAAGCATGCAACCTGCCAAAATTGGCCCTATACTACCATACACTGCAATTAATAATGTTTTTGAGGGAGACTTGCTTTAATCTCGACAATAAATTCAGAGTAACGTTATTCTTTGTTTTAAATTGTGTCATTACTAATCTTATTTGTTAATACTATAtaggttttaaatatttttatgtgtcgatcacttaaaatatatcatataacaatatatatatatatatatatatatatatatatttaaatgagaGCTACGGACTGCTCCCACCCATTGGCCTTTTAAGAGGCGTGGGCTGCCACTCTCCATTTTCTACCTATTTTCAACGTTTGATTGAATGGCAGCAAACTCAATCAACCAAACACTCTATTTTAAGGTCCAATTTGTCATTCAGGCCGCATTATCTCAATAGTAAATTTCCATCGTTGTCTTCACGTTTTGTCCATTGATGGAGCAACCCACGTGGCACATGGccaagtttcaatttttttttttttttgttttatttatttattgtttatctATGAGCtataattattattgagaaaattTGGTTATTGTATACAatacatgattatttttaacGGTATTCATAATGCGTGTATATATTAGATTTTCCGGTCACCATCACGATACTAGACTATTTTACAAAAGATTtatgtatattaaaaaatatgcagtcaatcatattaataaagtacataaaaaatacataaaaataattatagataaagtttttatttgccaaaattgtacaatcatttttcaaaaaataaaaaataaaaattgtacaaCCACGTGCCGCTCGCACATGCTACTCTTTCATTCTTCTTTCCACTCCAACACACTAATCCCCGGCCAGCATGTCCTCAGCTCGGGACAAAAGAAGGAACATATCATATTAAAGTCTCAATCGAACCTAACAATGAGAACAAAATGGGATGGTTCCATTATAAATTATGGCAAATTGTCTCTCTCCTTCGATATTTGATAAGCTTTTTGACTAAAATAGACAACAATATAGACAACAAtggtattttttcattttatatgaaGATATTCGAAATTCAAAttcatgaggaaaaaaaaaaaagtattgtgtttcttttaacaataaaaataaataaataaataacccaCAATTGTTTACTTAATTACATGAAACATAGTTTAGGATAGCaactaaaatattatgaatatgaaaTTACTTTTCTCGATAAATGTTACTTACTACTgcctttaattttgttttaattataaggaaaattttaaaaaataaaaaaataaaattttgtctaGAAGACATGCCCAACGGTTATTTGCTGGCGGTGACCTAGCAGCAATCGATTGAAAATCTTAGAAGCTCCGGAGTCAAAAATAAACGCACCGACGCGGTGATACTCGTCATGCGACATGCATTATATTCTGTTATAGCAACCTTCCGTAGCCGGTAAGGACCACCGGTCTACATACCTCTCCACCCGATGCATCCGGTAACTCTGTCGGTGAGCAAGAGTGTCGGCACCGACACGCGAGATCAATTACCGGTagtttctattttcattttaccacttttttaaatttttggtgcTTTGCAGTTGCTGCCTGCTGGTTGGGGATTTGTACGATACACGGAGTTATAGCCACTTGGATGCATCGCGGAGTAGGGTAATACGGAGGGTGTGAACTATAAATGCACTGATTGGTGAATGTGGGACCACGTTTTGCTTTCGGACCTTCGGTTCCGTAAGCGAGACTACTGCGAGAGGTACTTTGATCCAGCTCCACGTGCGTTGCAAGTTGCAACCAGTGAAAAGGGACATCTGCTGCAATCTTGAACCCACTGGATCCTGACACTTCATCAGCCTTCACAGCCcacaaaactaatttttatataaattttatataatgaaactgaagtttattaattattattaaaactttaatttttatataaattttatatttatttaattttaaaaatttgtacaaagctcaaaatatcattttctttatatatatatatatatatatatatatatattattacaatataatatGACGTTACTtcaaattacataattttttaaagtaattttgtataattatctATATAAATTTAGCATGACTCGTGATTCATTAAAATTGAGTATTAcgcattattttatattttacaattaatccTGATGAATTGGCAGGTTTGGGACTTGAGATGAGACAACAAATTTTTATCTGATCTTATTTCATCCCATTCCATCTTAtttctaaacataatttaaatacaaattttttaaacttttaaataaaaaataattataactttttcaaatccaaaaaaaataatattataaaataatattattacaatattttaattttataatatttttatttaacttttttttttctcattttccaacgtctaaaaaatactaaactcaaactattttaataccatttataaaattatcatctcatttcatatatatatatatatatatatataaaagataatatttatcatttttaatccTAATGATCTTTTTCATTGACATAAAGAaacacataatataattttttatcattgacaacttctcttttttcctccaaATTTTATCATCATTCTGCAAATTCATTCAAGCCTTTTCACTTTACTTAGACAGGATTCGTTTTATGTTTATAACAAATTTTTTGGACaataattgtgaaatttttgtacatgtactaaaaagattaattttttctaCAGTTTTTCGTTTCAAATCGTTTTTAACACTTGAATAAagtaaacataattttataatattaacatattatttataaaattagggATTATTTAAAAGATGGAATAGTTTCATCTTATCCTGTCTCCTTTCGTATAGTTTCATTTATTTCCATCacaaacattatttaaatataaacatttttcaatttcaaatcttcaaacttttcaatttcaaaaaaacagaaaaaataattcaacattttgaaatcataaaacaaaatttatattaaaaatttatattctaataatatttttattcaattttttatctcttatttcttaaaatcctataaaatattataactcaaacaatttcattattatttacaaattatattactattatttataaatttttcatctcatctcatttttcaaacacTCTTACTCATTAAGTAGAATCTAcctaatattttgaaattttttagaaaaatagaaaataatttgaaattaaaaaaaaaggtaaacaaAAATCTTGGTCCATATGTAGCAAGAAATCCTCCGGGCAAACTTTggttaaaattgattttcagaCAACAGTCCACAGCCGGATTGGCCCACAAGGAGtcagttaaatatttttttatctttaaatttaataaatatcatccatatttgctccacattaaattagttaaattattttc
Above is a genomic segment from Juglans microcarpa x Juglans regia isolate MS1-56 chromosome 1D, Jm3101_v1.0, whole genome shotgun sequence containing:
- the LOC121264108 gene encoding protein ENHANCED DISEASE RESISTANCE 2-like isoform X1, with translation MGSSQTDVTMEGWLYLIRLNRFGLQYSRKRYFTLKGNCLRCYKTTPTSEREEPVRSAMIDFCIRVSDNGRETINRKIIFIFTLYNTSNHSDQLKLGASSSEEAAKWIHSLQDAASKECPNPAKRKCLPLSRLGGSEKDHKHSIESTICSSMHVEAMTSDVIAPSPWKIFGCHNGLRLFKEAKDWDSRGKHWDDHPAIMAVGVLDGTSEAIFQTLMSLGPSRSEWDFCFYQGSVVEHLDGHTDIIQKQLYSDWLPWGMRRRDLLLRRYWRREDDGTYVILYHSVFHKKCQPQRGYVRACLKSGGYVITPVNQGKQSLVKHMLAIDWKFWKLYLRPSSARSITIAMLERVAALRELFRAKAGNYSSDFSSGEVTSDVGLSQSKEEDIKTEVQSPEETGKIEEAVSLEDEVEIPRSGRSSLMGLNDAADEFFDVSEPADCDNFENERPSGLTTEEHSMNKYQTKLPSAASLVKKLHDFAVQKKGYMDLQDLAREYGARCSYGATLQKDPSCSLPCSWAAADPSSFLIRGESYLHDHKKIKAKGTLMQMVGADWLRSDRREVDLGGRPGSIIQKSAEQGGPEFFFVVNIQVPGSTMYTLALYYMMKTPLEDNSLLHAFVNGDDAFRNSRFKLIPYISKGSWIVKQSVGKKACLVGQALDLHYFRGKNYLELVIDVGSSTVARGVVSLVLGYLNNLVIELAFLIQGNTQEELPEILLGTCRINHLDASKSVVVEP
- the LOC121264108 gene encoding protein ENHANCED DISEASE RESISTANCE 2-like isoform X2, which produces MGSSQTDVTMEGWLYLIRLNRFGLQYSRKRYFTLKGNCLRCYKTTPTSEREEPVRSAMIDFCIRVSDNGRETINRKIIFIFTLYNTSNHSDQLKLGASSSEEAAKWIHSLQDAASKECPNPAKRKCLPLRLGGSEKDHKHSIESTICSSMHVEAMTSDVIAPSPWKIFGCHNGLRLFKEAKDWDSRGKHWDDHPAIMAVGVLDGTSEAIFQTLMSLGPSRSEWDFCFYQGSVVEHLDGHTDIIQKQLYSDWLPWGMRRRDLLLRRYWRREDDGTYVILYHSVFHKKCQPQRGYVRACLKSGGYVITPVNQGKQSLVKHMLAIDWKFWKLYLRPSSARSITIAMLERVAALRELFRAKAGNYSSDFSSGEVTSDVGLSQSKEEDIKTEVQSPEETGKIEEAVSLEDEVEIPRSGRSSLMGLNDAADEFFDVSEPADCDNFENERPSGLTTEEHSMNKYQTKLPSAASLVKKLHDFAVQKKGYMDLQDLAREYGARCSYGATLQKDPSCSLPCSWAAADPSSFLIRGESYLHDHKKIKAKGTLMQMVGADWLRSDRREVDLGGRPGSIIQKSAEQGGPEFFFVVNIQVPGSTMYTLALYYMMKTPLEDNSLLHAFVNGDDAFRNSRFKLIPYISKGSWIVKQSVGKKACLVGQALDLHYFRGKNYLELVIDVGSSTVARGVVSLVLGYLNNLVIELAFLIQGNTQEELPEILLGTCRINHLDASKSVVVEP